From a single Calothrix sp. NIES-2098 genomic region:
- a CDS encoding GDSL family lipase: MRDPYLLAASLLTVLAIPASALPQMSIILPEHSKFHWDLRQGSQPTISNKAIPTVDVSLPEFTSQALQTLDSSPPIVGEKFIPNFGPALPEFTNQDLAAPVESSVNSTTLGANRILASNSQLYYQRLAALKTGQINKGLDEDSLESLSESAKKRQLTYEDWKRLLALEAKAIAQGKGTNRLSILVGDSLSMWFPKEKLPAGKLWLNQGISGDTSTGVLRRLSAFSETRPDAIYVMAGINDIRKNTSDEVILRNHRRIMRSLRQAHPKSQIIIQSILPARLPSISNQRIRYLNTQLELIAKQEKVTYINIYRWFTDFEGNLRPELTTDGLHLSPDGYEVWRSALEQIELKLTQRNN, encoded by the coding sequence ATGAGGGACCCTTATCTGTTGGCAGCAAGCTTGTTAACAGTATTGGCAATACCAGCATCGGCTCTTCCACAGATGTCGATTATTCTGCCAGAACATTCTAAATTTCATTGGGATTTAAGACAGGGTTCACAGCCAACAATAAGTAACAAAGCAATCCCTACTGTTGATGTCTCCTTACCAGAATTTACTAGTCAGGCTTTACAAACTTTAGATAGTTCGCCACCGATAGTAGGTGAAAAATTTATTCCCAACTTTGGGCCGGCTTTACCAGAATTTACCAATCAGGATTTAGCAGCGCCAGTAGAGTCATCAGTTAACTCTACTACCCTAGGAGCTAACCGTATACTAGCTTCAAATAGTCAACTTTACTACCAAAGATTAGCGGCTTTGAAAACAGGTCAAATTAATAAAGGCCTAGATGAAGATAGTTTGGAGTCATTGTCAGAGTCAGCTAAGAAACGCCAACTAACTTATGAAGATTGGAAACGTTTACTAGCTTTGGAAGCTAAAGCGATCGCTCAAGGTAAAGGCACAAATCGGTTAAGCATTTTGGTAGGTGATTCTTTAAGCATGTGGTTTCCTAAAGAAAAACTGCCTGCTGGCAAATTGTGGTTAAATCAGGGAATATCTGGAGATACCTCTACTGGTGTCTTAAGAAGATTGTCAGCATTTTCCGAGACGCGACCAGATGCGATTTACGTCATGGCTGGGATTAACGACATCCGCAAGAATACTAGTGATGAAGTAATTTTACGCAATCATCGCCGGATTATGCGTAGCTTACGGCAGGCGCACCCCAAGTCTCAGATAATTATCCAATCAATATTACCTGCTCGTCTACCGAGCATTTCTAACCAGCGCATTCGTTATCTCAATACACAACTCGAACTGATAGCTAAACAAGAAAAAGTTACTTATATCAATATTTATAGATGGTTTACAGACTTTGAAGGCAATTTGCGCCCAGAATTAACCACAGATGGGTTACATCTATCGCCCGATGGTTATGAGGTTTGGCGGTCAGCACTAGAGCAGATAGAATTAAAGCTGACTCAGCGCAATAATTGA
- a CDS encoding XRE family transcriptional regulator has protein sequence MSNMGLIRLKIRELAQEKGWTLKEVSDRSGVIYSTVRSYARRSGMTTVDFTAIHKLARTFDVMIEELVEIIEE, from the coding sequence ATGTCAAATATGGGATTAATCAGGTTAAAGATTCGAGAACTAGCACAAGAGAAAGGATGGACTCTCAAAGAGGTTTCCGATCGCTCTGGCGTGATTTACAGTACAGTGAGAAGCTATGCTCGCCGTTCTGGGATGACAACAGTGGATTTTACGGCTATCCACAAATTGGCTCGGACATTTGATGTGATGATTGAAGAATTAGTGGAAATTATAGAGGAATAG
- a CDS encoding DNA methylase N-4/N-6, protein MTAEPKKTQKTNNFNPYYTQNNGAIYLGDSLELIKFLDDNTINLILTSPPFALTRKKEYGNESAEKYIEWFLPFAYEFKRVLADNGSLILDLGGAYLSGNPVRSIYQYELLVRLCKEVGFFLAQEFYHYNPARLPTPAEWVTIRRIRVKDSVNVVWWLSKTPNPKADNRKILKPYSQSMKQLLKNGYQAKIRPSGHDISDKFQKDNQGAIPPNLLEIANTESNSAYLRRCKAVGIKPHPARFPQAFAEFFIKFLTDAGDVVLDPFAGSNTTGFVAETLQRRWLAFEINEDYVMGSRYRFSQ, encoded by the coding sequence TTGACAGCAGAACCTAAAAAAACGCAGAAAACTAATAACTTTAATCCTTATTATACCCAAAATAATGGAGCAATATATTTAGGTGACAGTCTAGAACTAATAAAATTCCTTGATGACAATACTATTAATTTAATTCTCACTTCACCTCCATTTGCGCTTACACGCAAAAAAGAATACGGTAATGAAAGCGCAGAAAAATATATAGAATGGTTTCTACCTTTCGCATACGAATTTAAACGAGTACTGGCTGATAACGGCTCATTGATTTTAGATTTGGGTGGTGCTTATCTGTCTGGTAACCCTGTGCGGAGTATCTACCAATACGAACTTTTAGTGAGATTGTGTAAAGAAGTTGGCTTTTTTCTCGCGCAAGAATTCTATCACTATAATCCAGCTAGATTACCTACCCCTGCGGAGTGGGTGACAATTAGGCGAATTCGTGTCAAAGATTCAGTAAATGTAGTTTGGTGGTTATCAAAAACACCCAATCCTAAAGCCGATAATAGAAAAATTCTCAAGCCATATAGCCAGAGTATGAAACAATTACTCAAGAATGGCTATCAAGCCAAAATACGTCCTAGCGGACATGATATTTCTGATAAATTCCAAAAGGATAACCAAGGTGCAATTCCGCCAAACTTACTAGAAATTGCTAATACTGAATCTAATAGTGCTTATTTACGTCGCTGTAAAGCAGTAGGAATTAAACCTCATCCAGCACGTTTTCCTCAAGCTTTCGCGGAGTTCTTTATTAAATTTTTGACTGATGCAGGTGATGTAGTATTAGATCCATTTGCAGGATCTAACACAACTGGGTTTGTTGCTGAGACTTTGCAACGCCGATGGCTTGCTTTTGAAATCAATGAGGATTATGTTATGGGAAGCCGTTACCGTTTTAGCCAATAA
- a CDS encoding cyanate hydratase, which translates to MSIPEITQTLLKAKQDKGLSFADLEKILGRDEVWIAAVFYRQASASEEEAKLLVEALDLGPIYIKELTEYPVKGLGPVVPTDPLIYRFYEIMQVYGFPIKDVIQEKFGDGIMSAIDFTLDIEKEADPKGDRVKIIMSGKFLPYKKW; encoded by the coding sequence ATGTCTATTCCTGAAATTACGCAAACGCTGTTAAAAGCCAAACAAGACAAAGGCCTGAGCTTTGCTGATTTAGAAAAAATTCTTGGACGCGATGAAGTTTGGATTGCTGCTGTATTCTATCGTCAAGCTAGTGCATCTGAGGAAGAGGCTAAGTTGCTGGTGGAAGCTTTGGATTTAGGCCCTATCTATATTAAAGAGTTAACTGAATACCCGGTAAAAGGATTAGGCCCAGTGGTACCAACAGACCCGCTGATTTATCGTTTCTACGAGATTATGCAGGTATACGGCTTCCCCATTAAAGATGTGATTCAGGAAAAATTTGGCGACGGGATTATGAGCGCAATTGATTTTACCTTGGATATTGAAAAAGAAGCAGATCCTAAAGGCGATCGCGTGAAAATTATTATGTCTGGGAAATTTCTTCCCTACAAAAAATGGTAG
- the psaB gene encoding photosystem I core protein A2, producing MATKFPKFSQDLAQDPTTRRIWYAIATGNDFESHDGMTEENLYQKIFATHFGHLAIIFLWTSSLLFHVAWQGNFEQWIKDPLHIRPIAHAIWDPHFGKPAIEAFTQAGASNPVNITYSGIYHWWYTIGMRTNSELYTGSVFLLLLAALFLFAGWLHLQPKYRPSLAWFKNAESRLNHHLAGLFGVSSLAWAGHLIHVAIPEARGQHVGWDNFLSTPPHPAGLQPFFTGNWGVYAQNPDTAGHVFGTSQGAGTAILTFLGGFHPQTEALWLTDIAHHHLAIAVLFIVAGHMYRTNFGIGHSIKEMMNAKTFFGKPVEGPFNLPHQGIYDTYNNSLHFQLGWHLACLGVLTSWVAQHMYSMPSYAFIAKDYTTQAALYTHHQYIAIFLMVGAFAHGAIFWVRDYDPEQNKGNVLERVLKHKEAIISHLSWVSLFLGFHTLGLYVHNDVVVAFGTPEKQILIEPVFAQFVQAANGKVLYGLDVLLSNPDSIAYTAYPNYANVWLPGWLDAINAGTNSLFLTIGPGDFLVHHAIALGLHTTTLILVKGALDARGSKLMPDKKDFGYAFPCDGPGRGGTCDISAWDAFYLALFWALNTVGWLTFYWHWKHLGIWQGNVAQFNENSTYLMGWFRDYLWANSAQLINGYNPYGVNNLSVWAWMFLFGHLVWATGFMFLISWRGYWQELIETLVWAHERTPLANLVRWKDKPVALSIVQARLVGLTHFAVGYVLTYAAFLIASTAGKFG from the coding sequence ATGGCAACAAAATTTCCAAAATTTAGCCAGGATCTCGCACAGGACCCGACTACTCGTCGGATTTGGTATGCGATCGCTACAGGCAACGACTTTGAAAGCCATGATGGCATGACGGAAGAGAATCTTTACCAAAAGATTTTCGCCACTCACTTCGGTCACTTGGCAATCATCTTCCTGTGGACTTCCAGCCTCCTGTTCCACGTAGCCTGGCAAGGTAACTTTGAACAGTGGATCAAAGATCCCCTTCACATCCGTCCCATTGCTCACGCAATTTGGGACCCCCACTTTGGTAAACCAGCGATCGAAGCTTTCACTCAAGCTGGCGCTAGCAATCCGGTAAACATTACATACTCCGGTATTTACCACTGGTGGTACACCATCGGTATGCGGACAAACAGCGAACTGTACACTGGTTCAGTTTTCCTCTTACTGTTGGCAGCATTGTTCCTGTTTGCTGGTTGGTTGCACTTGCAACCCAAGTACCGTCCTAGCCTGGCTTGGTTCAAGAATGCTGAATCTCGCCTTAACCACCACTTAGCTGGTTTGTTTGGTGTTAGCTCTTTGGCATGGGCAGGTCACTTGATTCACGTTGCTATCCCCGAAGCTCGCGGACAGCACGTAGGTTGGGACAACTTCCTCAGCACTCCTCCCCACCCAGCAGGGTTACAACCCTTCTTCACTGGTAACTGGGGTGTTTACGCCCAGAACCCTGACACAGCAGGTCATGTGTTCGGTACATCCCAAGGGGCAGGGACTGCAATTCTAACTTTCTTAGGTGGTTTCCATCCGCAAACAGAAGCCCTGTGGTTGACTGACATCGCTCACCACCACTTGGCGATCGCTGTACTCTTCATTGTTGCTGGTCACATGTACCGTACCAACTTTGGTATTGGTCACAGCATCAAAGAAATGATGAATGCCAAAACTTTCTTTGGCAAACCAGTTGAAGGTCCGTTCAACCTACCTCACCAAGGTATATACGACACCTACAACAACTCTCTCCACTTCCAATTGGGTTGGCACCTAGCTTGTTTGGGTGTTCTCACCTCTTGGGTAGCGCAGCACATGTACTCGATGCCCTCCTATGCGTTTATCGCTAAGGACTACACAACACAGGCAGCGTTGTACACCCACCACCAATACATCGCTATCTTCTTGATGGTTGGTGCCTTTGCTCACGGCGCAATCTTCTGGGTTCGTGACTACGACCCCGAACAAAACAAAGGGAACGTCCTAGAACGTGTTCTCAAGCACAAAGAAGCGATCATTTCCCACCTTAGCTGGGTATCTCTCTTCTTAGGCTTCCACACCCTAGGTTTGTACGTTCACAACGACGTAGTAGTTGCTTTTGGTACACCTGAAAAGCAAATCCTGATTGAGCCAGTATTTGCGCAGTTCGTCCAAGCTGCTAATGGTAAGGTACTGTACGGATTGGATGTTCTGTTGTCCAACCCCGATAGTATTGCTTACACAGCTTATCCTAACTACGCTAACGTCTGGTTACCTGGTTGGTTAGATGCCATCAATGCTGGTACTAACTCCCTGTTCTTAACAATTGGCCCTGGCGACTTCTTGGTACACCATGCGATCGCCTTAGGTCTGCACACCACCACCTTGATTCTCGTTAAGGGTGCTTTGGATGCTCGTGGTTCCAAGCTGATGCCCGATAAAAAGGACTTCGGTTATGCATTCCCTTGCGACGGCCCTGGTCGTGGCGGTACTTGCGACATCTCCGCTTGGGACGCTTTCTATCTAGCTCTGTTCTGGGCATTGAATACAGTAGGTTGGTTAACCTTCTACTGGCACTGGAAGCACCTCGGTATTTGGCAAGGTAACGTTGCTCAGTTCAACGAAAACTCCACATACTTAATGGGCTGGTTCCGTGATTACCTCTGGGCTAACTCTGCTCAGTTGATTAACGGATACAACCCCTACGGCGTGAATAACTTGTCTGTTTGGGCTTGGATGTTCCTATTCGGACACCTAGTTTGGGCAACAGGCTTCATGTTCCTCATCTCCTGGAGAGGTTACTGGCAAGAGTTGATTGAAACCCTTGTCTGGGCGCACGAGCGTACTCCTCTAGCTAACTTGGTTCGCTGGAAAGATAAGCCCGTTGCTCTCTCCATCGTTCAAGCTCGTTTGGTTGGTCTAACTCACTTCGCTGTGGGCTATGTTCTAACCTACGCAGCATTCCTAATTGCCTCCACCGCTGGTAAGTTCGGTTGA
- a CDS encoding photosystem I core protein PsaA, with translation MTISPPEREEKKARVIVDNDPVPTSFERWATPGHFDRTLARGPKTTTWIWNLHALAHDFDTHTSDLEDISRKIFAAHFGHLAVVTIWLSGMIFHGAKFSNYEAWLSDPLNVRPSAQVVWPIVGQDILNGDVGGGFHGIQITSGLFQVWRGWGITNSFQLYVTAIGGLVLAGLFLFAGWFHYHKRAPKLEWFQNVESMLNHHLQVLLGCGSLGWAGHLIHVSAPTNKLLDAGVAVKDIPLPHEFILNKDLLTELYPSFANGLAPFFTLNWGQYADFLTFKGGLNPVTGGLWLTDISHHHLAIAVLFIIAGHQYRTNWGIGHSIKEILENHKGPFTGEGHKGLYENLTTSWHAQLGTNLAFLGSLTIIIAHHMYAMPPYPYLATDYATQLCIFTHHIWIGGFLIVGGAAHAAIFMVRDYDPVVNQNNVLDRVIRHRDAIISHLNWVCIFLGFHSFGLYIHNDTMRALGRPQDMFSDTAIQLQPVFAQWVQNIHALAPGTTAPNALEPVSYVFGGGILAVGGKVAAAPIALGTADFLIHHIHAFTIHVTVLILLKGVLFARSSRLIPDKANLGFRFPCDGPGRGGTCQVSGWDHVFLGLFWMYNSLSIVIFHFSWKMQSDVWGTVDAAGNVTHITGGNFAQSAITINGWLRDFLWAQASQVINSYGSALSAYGLMFLGAHFVWAFSLMFLFSGRGYWQELIESIVWAHNKLKVAPSIQPRALSITQGRAVGVAHYLLGGIATTWAFFHAHILSVG, from the coding sequence ATGACGATTAGTCCTCCGGAGCGAGAGGAAAAAAAGGCAAGAGTAATAGTCGATAACGATCCTGTACCTACCTCTTTTGAGAGATGGGCAACCCCAGGGCACTTCGACAGAACTTTAGCCAGAGGTCCCAAAACCACCACATGGATTTGGAACCTACATGCCCTCGCCCACGATTTTGATACACATACCAGCGATCTAGAAGACATATCCCGCAAGATATTCGCAGCACACTTCGGCCACTTAGCTGTAGTGACGATTTGGCTGAGCGGGATGATATTCCACGGCGCTAAGTTTTCCAATTACGAAGCTTGGTTGAGCGACCCTTTAAACGTTAGACCTAGTGCTCAAGTCGTTTGGCCCATAGTCGGGCAAGACATCTTAAACGGTGATGTTGGCGGTGGCTTCCACGGTATTCAAATCACCTCTGGCTTGTTCCAAGTATGGCGTGGCTGGGGTATTACAAACTCATTCCAGCTCTACGTAACAGCCATTGGCGGCTTGGTATTAGCAGGCTTGTTCCTGTTTGCTGGTTGGTTCCATTACCACAAGCGTGCTCCCAAACTGGAATGGTTCCAGAATGTGGAATCCATGCTGAATCACCACCTGCAAGTATTGCTAGGTTGTGGTTCTTTGGGATGGGCTGGACACTTAATTCACGTGTCCGCACCGACTAACAAGCTGTTGGATGCAGGGGTAGCTGTCAAAGATATTCCCTTGCCCCACGAGTTCATCCTGAACAAAGACTTGTTGACCGAGCTTTATCCCAGCTTTGCTAATGGTTTAGCACCTTTCTTCACCTTGAACTGGGGTCAGTACGCTGACTTCCTCACCTTCAAAGGCGGTCTAAACCCAGTAACAGGCGGCTTGTGGCTGACAGATATTTCTCATCACCACTTGGCGATCGCTGTACTGTTTATCATTGCAGGACACCAATACCGCACTAACTGGGGTATCGGTCACAGCATTAAAGAGATCCTCGAAAACCATAAAGGCCCCTTCACTGGTGAAGGTCACAAAGGTCTTTATGAAAACCTGACTACATCTTGGCACGCTCAGTTAGGCACCAACCTAGCCTTCTTGGGTTCCTTGACCATCATCATCGCGCACCACATGTACGCGATGCCCCCCTATCCATATTTGGCAACTGACTACGCTACGCAGTTGTGTATCTTTACACACCATATTTGGATTGGTGGTTTCCTAATCGTTGGGGGTGCTGCTCACGCAGCTATCTTCATGGTTCGGGATTACGATCCAGTTGTGAACCAAAACAACGTACTGGATCGGGTGATTCGTCACCGGGATGCGATTATCTCTCACTTAAACTGGGTTTGTATTTTCCTCGGCTTCCATAGCTTTGGACTTTACATCCACAACGACACAATGCGTGCATTGGGTCGTCCCCAAGATATGTTCTCCGATACAGCAATTCAGTTGCAGCCAGTGTTTGCCCAGTGGGTACAAAATATCCACGCTTTAGCTCCTGGTACAACTGCACCGAATGCCTTAGAACCGGTGAGCTATGTCTTCGGCGGTGGTATTTTGGCTGTAGGCGGTAAAGTAGCAGCTGCACCTATTGCTTTGGGTACAGCCGACTTCTTAATTCACCACATTCATGCCTTTACCATTCACGTAACCGTCCTCATCCTCCTGAAGGGTGTACTGTTTGCTCGTAGTTCTCGTCTGATTCCAGACAAAGCAAACTTGGGCTTCCGCTTCCCTTGCGACGGCCCAGGCCGTGGCGGTACTTGCCAAGTATCCGGTTGGGATCATGTATTCCTCGGACTATTCTGGATGTACAACTCTCTGTCAATTGTAATTTTCCACTTCAGCTGGAAGATGCAATCTGATGTTTGGGGAACTGTAGACGCAGCAGGTAATGTGACTCACATTACTGGTGGTAACTTTGCCCAAAGTGCCATCACAATCAACGGTTGGTTGCGTGACTTCTTGTGGGCACAAGCTTCACAAGTAATCAACTCCTACGGAAGTGCGCTGTCTGCTTACGGACTCATGTTCTTGGGCGCTCACTTTGTATGGGCATTCAGCTTAATGTTCCTGTTCAGCGGTCGTGGCTACTGGCAAGAACTAATTGAGTCCATCGTTTGGGCGCATAATAAACTGAAGGTAGCACCATCAATTCAGCCTCGCGCTTTGAGCATTACTCAAGGTCGGGCAGTAGGTGTAGCTCACTACCTCTTAGGAGGAATTGCTACCACCTGGGCATTCTTCCACGCACACATTCTTTCAGTAGGGTAG